CAGCACTGTTTAGTGCTACAGCAATTTTAGCAGCTCCACTTTACTCTTTTCAATGTTAAGAACCAACTGTACTTGATTTGCCTCttaaaaagctgtaaaaacagTTCCAGGAGAACACATCTTAGAAATTCAAACTCCTTTCAGCTTTGTGGCTATTGTGGCAATACTTTCCTGTGGTTGCTACTCACTGTATAGGCACATGTGACTTGAGCATCACTATGCATAACACTGagccttccttttctcttgtgTGGGGCTTCTGGTTGTTCTTCTGGTGCTGTTCTTTCCTGGTTGCATGACAAACCTCAGAGAACACAGGTGGAAACTGAGACTTTTTTGACTACACTCAAACTTAGTGACTTGCTGCTACTTCAGTGCTCACCTAACAGAGTTTCTCTTTCAGTGGGAGTTGGAGAAGCTGCAAATTTTGCTGCCTATGCCTTTGCCCCTGCAACACTGGTAACTCCACTGGGTGCTCTAAGTGTCCTTGTTAGGTAAGCAGCCTCAGAAACACCCTCATCTACCACCCCTGATTGATAAAAGCAGttgctctgctttcctctctctcttccctcaggTGCTCCATCTCTTgctgtaatttattttgttctgttttaatttatCTTTCAGTGCAGTTCTGTCTTCCACCTTCCTGAATGAGCAGCTGAACGTTCATGGGAAGATTGGCTGCCTCCTGAGTATCCTGGGCTCCACTGTGATGGTGATCCATGCTCCGCAGGAAGAAGAGGTTTCCAGCCTGGAGTCAATGGCAGAGAAGCTGAAAGATCCAGGTACTAAAATAAAAGGAGTCCTGCCAACTTCAGGCTTGGAACTGACAGTAGGAGGGGATggcctgtggcagtgccagggtaGGAGAGGGAATTCCTGTTCATAAGGGTGTGACTCTGCTTCCCAACCCCAGTCCCTTGAGAGGGAGGCCAAAAAGACAGACAGATGGGGCAGCTCCCTGCCTGTCGGATGTCTGTTTGCTATCCCGTTACATCTGTCACTGTGTTCTGATAAAGCTCTTTATTCTTTCCCCAAGGATTCATTGTATTTGCTGTGTGTGTCCTGGTGAGCTCCCTTCTGCTTATCTTTGTGGCTGGACCCCGTTATGGACAGAGCAATGTCCTGGTTTATGTTTTGGTCTGCTCTGCCATTGGCTCACTGTCTGTATCCTGCGTCAAGGGCTTGGGGATTGCCCTGAAGGAACTGTTTTCTGGGAAGCCAGTCTTGAAAGAGCCACTGGGGTGGGTGCTCCTGGTGTGCCTGGTGATCTGCATCAGCATCCAGATCAACTATCTGAACAAAGCCTTGGACATTTTCAACACATCTGTGGTCACACCTGTTTACTACGTGCTGTTCACCACAGCAGTCATGATGTGCTCGACCATCCTCTTCAAGGAGTGGCAGCACATGGTGCTGAACAACATCATTGGCTCCATCAGTGGCTTCCTCACCATTGTGTCTGGCATCTTCCTCCTGCACGCCTTCAGGGACATGCCCTTCACCCCCAacctcctgcccctcttccTGCAACCAGGCAGGGCAGACCCACATGCCCCATGGAGCACTGCAGACAGACATCAGTCCTGTCAGCACCAGCCTCTGCTGCCCTCAGAGGACAAAGGCCCTCagagtgcagaggaggaagaggaggaggagaagtgaAAGTGTGTGAGGAAGCCTCAGAACTGCTGGCTCTGCTTCCACTGCCAAGGCTGAACAtgctgcctcagctgctgctgcattaGTAGGACCTGGCAGTTACCTTCTGCCTGCCCCAGGTGCCATAAGGGTGACCTGCCACTGACAGGAGGCTGACAGGGCCAACAGCCTCCTGTGGCTCCAGACAGGAGCCCTGGGAAGTGCCCAGGTCCTTGGATCCTGTGCTTCTTCACTGTTCTGTTCCATGAAGAATTGATTTGCCTTTGTCAGGATCCAGGCAAGGACCCAGACCTTGGTGGTGCAGAGACCTGCAGCACTAACACAGTGTCAACCCTGACTGCAAGGCAGACCACACGTCTGGGGAGGCCtcaaagtgttttttaaaaacaggattAACAGTTGCAAAATGATCTAACATGGTGCTAAGGTTATCCAGAGAGAAGGTGGACGTCTGGCTTTAAAGGTGACATACacagaataataattaaaaatcccTCTGTCAAGTTCTTGGTTTGCTCACTCTGCTAGAATTTATTTACAGATTCACATCCAAGACCAGAATACAGCCCAAACCGGGAGACTTCAGTGGTGCTGCCACATGCGGATGTGGCTCTTCAGAGGGACCAACCTCTTCATGCAACATCTGCTGTGCAGGTTGATGAAGCACCTGCTTACAGTATTCTATTAAAAACTGA
Above is a window of Pithys albifrons albifrons isolate INPA30051 chromosome 14, PitAlb_v1, whole genome shotgun sequence DNA encoding:
- the LOC139678505 gene encoding magnesium transporter NIPA2-like isoform X2, translated to MGVGFGVGLALALGSSAFIGSSFVLKKKGLLRLCHRGRARAVGVGEAANFAAYAFAPATLVTPLGALSVLVSAVLSSTFLNEQLNVHGKIGCLLSILGSTVMVIHAPQEEEVSSLESMAEKLKDPGFIVFAVCVLVSSLLLIFVAGPRYGQSNVLVYVLVCSAIGSLSVSCVKGLGIALKELFSGKPVLKEPLGWVLLVCLVICISIQINYLNKALDIFNTSVVTPVYYVLFTTAVMMCSTILFKEWQHMVLNNIIGSISGFLTIVSGIFLLHAFRDMPFTPNLLPLFLQPGRADPHAPWSTADRHQSCQHQPLLPSEDKGPQSAEEEEEEEK
- the LOC139678505 gene encoding magnesium transporter NIPA2-like isoform X1, which codes for MGVGFGVGLALALGSSAFIGSSFVLKKKGLLRLCHRGRARAGQGGHAYLREWLWWAGLLCMGVGEAANFAAYAFAPATLVTPLGALSVLVSAVLSSTFLNEQLNVHGKIGCLLSILGSTVMVIHAPQEEEVSSLESMAEKLKDPGFIVFAVCVLVSSLLLIFVAGPRYGQSNVLVYVLVCSAIGSLSVSCVKGLGIALKELFSGKPVLKEPLGWVLLVCLVICISIQINYLNKALDIFNTSVVTPVYYVLFTTAVMMCSTILFKEWQHMVLNNIIGSISGFLTIVSGIFLLHAFRDMPFTPNLLPLFLQPGRADPHAPWSTADRHQSCQHQPLLPSEDKGPQSAEEEEEEEK